One Companilactobacillus heilongjiangensis genomic window, TGCCTAAATTAGTTAATGCTAATGATGAGTGTGGTCAAGTTACAGCTGAAACTGCTACTGCCACAGGATTAATTGAGGGAACACCAGTAGCAGGGGGATTGTTTGATATCACTGCAAGTGCACTCTCAACCGGTCTGGTAGAAGGAAATAATCTATCAATTGTCACTGGTACTTGGAGTATCAATCAGTATATCAGTAAAGAAATTAAGGTTATTAAGGATTTATTTATGACTTCTGATTATCCAATTCCTGGATATCATCTTATTACAGAAGCTAGTCCCACATCAGGGAGTAATTTAACTTGGTTTATCAACACTTTCATGGGTCCAATTAAAGCAGAATTGAAAAAAGAAGGAAAAATGTCGATTTATGACTACTGTTCTAGCTTAGTTAACAGCGTTGAACCAGCCGATAGTAAGTTGATCTTCTTCCCATTCATTTTTGGATCAAATGCTGGTGTCGCTAATGCTACTGCTGGTTTTGTCGGAGCAACCAAATCAACCAGCCTGGGCGAATTCGTAAGAGCAGTTTATGAAGGTGTTGTCTTTGCACACATGGCACACTGTGAAAAATTGAATTCTATAAATCCTGACATTAGTGGTCCTATTCGAATTGCTGGCGGTATTACCAACAGTAATACGTGGCTTCAAATGTTTGCCGATGTTTTCCAATGCCCACTTGAACTAGTTGATGTTTCAGAAAACGGCGCCCTAGGTACTTCGATGGCAGCTGCTGTTATGTCAGGTGTTTATCCAGACTTTGCAACTGCAGCAGATAAGATGGTGAAGATTTCAAGAACAATTCAGCCAAATCCAGCCAATGCTAGGATCTATCAACAAAAATATGCATTGTATAAAAAAGAATTACAAGGCATGCATGGTGCATGGAAGACAATGGAGGATACAGAATTAGAAGAACCTGTTCTAGAAAATAAGTAATGAAGTGGAGGAAATATTATGGAATTAGGATTAAAAGGTAAAAATGCAATTGTAACCGGTGGAGCAACTGGGTTAGGACAACAATTCGTAATTGCTTTGGCTAATGAAGGTGTAAACGTTGCTTTTACTTACTACAGTGAAAGTGAGCATCCTGAAAAAACTGAAAAGCTTGTTGCCGAAAAGACAGATGTTAAGGCATACGGTATAAAGGCTGATTTATCTCAAGAGTCGGGATGTCGTGAATTTTTCAAACAGGCAAAAGAAAAATTATCGAAGATTGATATATTGGTTAATAACGCTGGTATCTGGCTAACAGGTCATGTAGATGAAATTTCAGTCAAAGATTGGGATCGTCAACTAGAAACCAATTTACGTGCACCATTTATTTTGAGTCAGGAGTTCATTCGTGATGCTAACTCAATGAATCACGGTGGTCATATCATTAATATTACAAGTCAAGCAGCATATTATGGATCAACAACGGGTCACTCACACTATGCAGCTTCTAAAGCAGGATTGATTGCATTTGCCGCTTCATTAGCTCGTGAACAGGCTAAAAATGGAATTAATGTTATTAATTTGTGTATCGGTATTATGCATACACGGATGATTCAAGCAAACTTAGATAAAGATCCAAACTACTATGTAAATCGTATTCCTATGGGGCGTGTTGTAGAACCTGAAGAAGTTGCAAAGATGGGTACGTTGTTTGCTTCCGATATTTATTCATATATGACTGGTGCCACAGTCGACTTAACTGGTGGTATGTTAATGCACTAAATTTTTATAAAAGGGGATTTGTTATTATGAAGGTTTTAGCATTTGGTGATAATTTGATTACTCCAAAAATGTTGGAGAATGGTTTGACAGAACTAAAAAATCACGGATTCGAAGTTGAAATCCGTGACTGGAGTCATGACTCAGTTGAGTCATTACAAAACGATAATATTCTGGTAGAGCAACAAGGGGCTGATGCCGTCGAAATCACCGACCCAAGTTTGTTAAAGGATATTGATAAATTCGATGTTATTATTACACAATTTACACCAATCGGCAAGAAGCTAATTGATAAAGCTAAGAATTTGAAATATATTGGTGTTCTCCGTGGTGGAATTGAAAACGTAAATAAAGATTATGCCGAAAGTAAAGGCATTAAAGTTATGAATACTGCTGGTCGTAATGCCAGAGCTGTTGCTGAATTTACCGTTGGTTTGATTTTGTCAGAAACACGTAATATTGCAAGAACTTCTGCAGCAATGCATAAAGATATATGGCTAAAAGACTTCCCTAACAAAGATAATATTCCCGAAGTTGGCGGAAAGACTATGGGTATTATTGGATTTGGACATATTGGACGTCTAGTAGCTCAATTTATGAAGGGTATGGATGCTAACGTTATCTTTTATGATCCATATGTTGACTCAGTAGAAGGCTTTGAAAAAGTAAATAAGTTGGAAGATTTAGTTAAGCAAGCCGATATTATTTCAATTCATATGCGTGCAACTGAGGAAACACATCACATCATTGACAAGCATATGTTTGATTTGATGGGAGAAGGAACTTACTTCATTAACTCAGCACGTTCCGCACTTGTTGATGAAAGTGCTTTGATTGATGCTCTTAAGAATCATAAGATTGCTGGTGCTGCTGTTGATACATTTGATGAAGAGCCATTGCCAAAGGATAGTCCATTCTTAGCATTAGACAATATCACATTAACATCTCACTTGGCAGGTTCAACGGCCGATGCATTTAAGAATACTCCGAAATTGTTTGCAAGTCGTTTCTTACAAAGTATAGAAGAATAGAAGGGAATGGTAACTTATGGCAATAATTAACAGCATTATTTCTTTAGGTGCGAGTGTCATGATGCCCATTATCTTCTTCATTGTAGGTCTCATTTTTAAGATGAAACCAGCTAAAGCGTTTAAAGCTGGTATGCTTGTAGGTGTTGGTTTTACAGGTGTATCAATGGTTATTAACCTTCTTTTAAATGCTTTAGGTCCGGCCTCAAAAGCAATGGTCGCACGTTTAGGATTACATTTAACGGTTACAGATGTTGGCTGGGCAACTGCATCCACAATTGGTTGGGGATCTCCAATCATGCCTGTTGCAGTTGTAGGATTCTTAGTAATCAATGCTATTCTTTTAGTTTTGAATGTTACTAAGACGGTTGATATTGATATTTTCAACTTTTGGATTTTCCTATTATTGGGAGCTGTAATCTATGCAGGGACTAATAATTTCTGGGTTGCTGTGGTTGCAGATTGGATTATTTATGCAATTACTTTGGTTGTTGCAGATTTGACACAACCGATAATTCAAAAGCAATTTCCAAATAAGGATCTAAAGGGAATATCGTTTCCACATCTAACCTGTATAGCTTGGATACCATTTGGTATCGCTGCAGATTGGATTATTGAAAAAATTCCTGGATTAAACAAGATTAACTTGCAGCCAGAAGCAGTTAATAAACGTTTAGGTACTCTAGGAGAACCAATTTCATTTGGTGCGATTATCGGTGTTATTTTAGGTATTTTAGCAGGGTATGACGTAAGCAAAGTTGTTACTTTAGGTATTAATATTGCTGCAGCTATGTACTTACTACCAATCATGGTTGATGTTTTGGTTTCAGGTCTTGTCATGGTACGTGACCGTGTTGATGCACAGCTTAAGGAATGGTTCCCAAAAAGAAAGTTCTTTATTGGTATGGATACTGCACTATTGATTGATGATCCATCTGTTTTAGCAACTGGATTGTTACTACTACCATTTGCAATTATCCTAGCCTTTGTTCTACCGGGAAACAAAGTATTACCATTCGCAGATTTAGCATCTCTAATGTTCTTATTTGCTCTAGTTGCTCCATTCTGTAAGAGAAATATGTTTAGAATGTTGATAGCAGGTATTTTGATTGTGACGGTTGTATTTTATGCCGGAACATCAATCGCTCCAGAATTTACTAAAGCAGCTGTTATGAGTAATATCGGTTCAGTTAAGAGCTTTACAGCAATTACTAATATTGTTGGATCAGCGACAACTTGGATAGGTTGGATATTTATCAAATTGGCTGAATTGGTTCAAGGAATGTTTTAATTAAAAAATCATCGCTTATCTTTTTTGATAAACGATGATTTTTTTATTCTGCAATTGGTTTATGACGAGCCACAAGTAACCCTGACAAAGCCAACAATGTTGATAATGCAACGAGAATTAAGACAATTACATTCCAAGATCCAACAGAGTTTTCAATAAAACCGAATAACACTGGTCCGATAGCCGCCAGTAAGTAACCAGCAGACTGAGCCATACCGGAAACTTCTGCGGTTTGATAAGGATTGGTAGTCTTTTCCGTGAAGAAAACGATGGCCATGTTGAAAGCTAAGCCAGAACCGAATCCGGTGACAATAGTGATGATTGTCAAAAATACGGCGTTGCTTGTCGAAAATAGATACCCCAGTGGGGCAATGGCATAGCCAACAAATAGCATGATTAGCAGTGTTCTCATCCCGTGTTTTCTAACGGACAAGAAAGGCACGATGAATGAGCAGGGCAACCCACTTAGTTGTAACAGTGTCAGAAGGTTGCTGGCAAAGATAGTGCTAATGCCATGATTTTCCAAAACTGAAGGTAACCAAGTGATGAGTGAGTAGTAGACGATTGATTGTAATCCGAAAAATGCAGTAATCAACCAACCGAGATTTTGCGTCCAGACACTACGATAATTAGTTTTATGTTGAATAGTAGTAGTTTCACGATGATTGTATTTCAAATTAGGAATCCAGAAAACTAAAGCAACAATGGCAACGACTGATAAAATTGCCAAAGTAGTTTGTAGATTGAATTTCGTAATCAAGATACCTGATAAAGCCGTTCCGATGGCACCAATAAGGAGCATCGACATCGTGTAAAGACTGGTCCCTAAAGGAATTTGATTAGGCAAGTGATCCTTAATTATTGCAGGAACGAGGACATTACCACTGTCGATACCGACCCCAGCGAGAAATGTTCCCAGCATCAGAGCCCAAACAGTCGGGATAATTCGCAAGTAACTACCGAGGATTAAGAGAATAAAGAAGACAAAAATCGTCAATTCGTTACCAAGCTTTTTGGCAACTTTAACAATAATTGGTGAAATAATGGCAAAAGTAATTAGTGGAATAGATGTAATTAAACCGGCCAATGATTTAGGAATACCGAGATCTTTTTCAATGGTACTCAAGAGTGGCGGAATAATAGTAATAGGAAGTCGCAAGTTGGCTGCAACCAGCATCATGCTGAGCAGGAACCATTTTTTATTGATCTTTCCTGATGACATTTTTACCTCCTTGAAATAAACGCAATATTACAATTGTAAACTTATCAGGGAATTGTGACAAATATGGTTATGTGTTGAAGGATACCGCCTCCGGTTTCGAATTTCCCGTAAAATAAGTCAGTAGCTATAGTATGAAGACGGAATGTATATATATAATCTATTTAATGTAAAAAAAGCGTAAAAAAAATAGACTATTTTTTAAGTCTATGATTTTGTGATATAAGTTATATTTTTGAAAATCCAGAGTTAACTTTAATGATTATTAAGTAAAACTCATATTATATAGAAGCACATCAATACATTAGCCGGAGGGTTCGAGGGAGTCGGAATGCCGTGCAGGTGGCGTTAGGTCGTAAGACCTTACCCCACCGACGTATTTTGAGATTCGCGGTTTATGCGAAGCTCAAAATCGAGGCGCGAGACCGTACTTTGGCTCGCACCGGTCGCATGGCTGTAGACTCCCTCGAACCCTCCGGCGGCCCCCAAAAAAGTCTAGTTAGACCATTTCTCAAAGAAGCTAGCAGTAAATTCAATAAATTTATCACGTGAGACGTTGAAGTCGTTATCTTCGAGATACTCGACTAAACCAATCAAGCCACCAACAATGAAGCTGATCATCAACTCGGGCGAGTCCGATTTAGTAATCATCTTAATCAGTGGATCATTTTGACTGGCCGGATCCTTACTCTTGGTTTTAACAATATCTTGCAAGATACTGCGAAATTCAGGGTAGAGGTTAGCTTTTGTTTGATACTGTGGTGAAATATGGTGAATAAAACTACTATTCTTTTCCATAAAGTCAGCTATTTGGTAGACGACTGTTTTGGCATTAGATGTGTTGTTGAGCAAGTCATCCAATAGATATGAAAATACTGCGTGCAACAAAGCATATTTATCATTGAAATAGCGGTAAAAAGTACTATGGTTGATCAACGCTTCGTCACAAATATCACCGACAGTGATTTTTTCGAACGGTTTTTTCTGTAGTAGGGAAACCATTGCTGTGATGATGGACTTTTCTGTTCGTTGAGTTACTTGTGACATGTCGTTCCTCCTAAAGTACTTTAACGTTTTCGTAGCGTGTCATTAATGTGTTAAAATTATAATCTTTAATTTTTTGAATGCTATCGTGACCATTGAAGAAAGCTGTTAAACTACCAGCTAACATCAAATTCAAGGGTTCATCTGTCATATTTCTGACACCGATAACTGGGACATTATTAGCTATCGCATAGCCACATTCCCACATTGTTCCCGAGTCAGGCTCTAATTCGTTTTCTTCTATTTTATAGTCTAACATTGCGACCACAACATCTGAAACATTAATATTATTAATATCATGTTTGTAAACGGCAGTTTGCCATTCAAATGATCCAAATTCAGCATCACTATATTCATCTTTACCAGGGCGGAAAATATCTCCGATAGTTGGGTTAGCTTCTAAAAGCTTTTGAATTTCGTCGAGACGCTTGATTTGATTTTCACTAAAAAATGGTCCGGCTAAATAAACACGATTCTTTTTTTCCATAGGTGTATGTGAGCACTCCTTTATATTTATAACGTGTGTGCCAGTGGATTATTGAAGGATGTCGTTTCCAGAGCTGAGAGTATTCATCTGCTGCGCGGAACGGTCCGAGCCAAAGTGCGGTCTCGAACCTCGGTTGAAGCCTTACCAAAGACCGGTAAGTCTCCAACACGCCCGGTGGTGTAAGAGCTAAAGCTCTAACGCCACTTTCGCTGCATATGAATACTCTCAGCTCTTCCAACTGAATTATTGTTTTAATTAAATGTAACTAACTTCATATTTGTCAGTAAACATTATCAAATTTTGGGCGAGCACTACACGTTAGTTATATCTTAATTATACTGAAATGTTCGGGAAATGCTCGTATAAATAATTCTATACAAAGGTTTTTATTGTAATCAATCATTTGGACTTATTAATAATTGATAAAGTCATAATAGTATTTTAACTACATTTAATTATTTTAAGAGAGATGGAAATTTCAAAACGGAAGTAATAGCCTCTAACAAAGTAAACTAAATTAGTCGGAAGAACTGAGAATATACACCCGCTGTGGGTGTGGCGTTACGGCTTTAGCCGTTACACCACCGGGCGACTTTGGAGACTCGCGGGTTGTGCGAGGCTTCAAATCGAGGTTCGAGACCGCTCTTTGGCTCGAGCTGGTCCGTATAGTAGGTGTATATTCTCGGTTCTGGAGACGGCATAATGAAACAAAATATAATCAAAAAAATAAAATTAAGTTTTTTAAAAAAGCCTTTTCATTTTTTGCTTTAGATGATATAACACTTGTAGGCACGGAGGCATATGCTTATGAATAAAAATTTGCGGAATGTTCGCGATGATAAGTTGAAGGTTAGTTTGCTCGCTATGTTGGGCATCTTTTTGGCTTTTGCTTTATTAATTTTTTAGGATTAAACGTGCTTATAGATGGGAAAAGTTTTATAGTATTCTTAAAATAGAAGACTGAAATGAAGCTGAGACTAAATGAATAATTTGGTCCCAGTTTTTTAAACGGGAGATGAGAATTGTTGCATAAGCGTCAGATAGAAAATATTTTGTACGCCGGTGTAGTTGGGGATGCATTGGGAGTTCCAGTCGAATTTTCCAAGCGTGATTCTTATTATGTTGATTCAATGACTGCGGGCGGAACGTGGGAACAGACCAAAGGGAGTTGGTCGGACGATACATCATTCACTTTGCCATTAATGGAAAGTTTAACCGAAAATGGCAGTTATGATGAATTGATGCAAAAGTTCGAGAATTATATGTTTCACAACGAATATACACCTGACAATTTAGCATTTGGTATTGGGAGTGCTTGTGCTAAAGCAGTTAGAAATTGGTCAGTTAATCACTATCCAGCTTTGGAATGTGGAGATCCAAGTGTGGAAGCTAATGGAAATGGTGCTTTGATGCGCCTTGCTCCTTTGGCAATTCATTTGGTTGATGAGTCGGATTTGAACAAAAGACTTCAATTAACTTATGAGTACACTTGTTTAACACACCGCCATCCACGAGCAATCGTCGGCAGTTATATTTATTTAGAAATTTTACATGGATTATTGAATGGCCGCGCTTTGAGAGCCATCTTGAATTATTTACCCGAACAGTTGAATCAGGCCTTACGAAATCGACCAGACGAGTTGGCTGAATTACCTCAATATGATGAAATGTTCAAAAATAATTTTGGTATGACCTTGCGCAAAGATATTAAGTCCTCAGGTTATGTAGTCGACACATTGTTGGCTAGCACGTGGAGCGTCTTGGCCAGTACTAGTATTGATAAAGCTATTATTCTTGCTGTCAATTTGGGTGATGATACCGATACAATTGCCAGCATTGCTGCAACGATTAGCAGTTGTGAAAATTTAAATTATCATGTCAGTGATGAGTGGAAAAGTCAGTTGAGAAATCCTGAACTTCTAAGCAAGATCATTGATCGATTCGCTGAAAAGGAAGCCTCTAGAGCACTTGTCTAGAAGCTTCTTTTTTATTTTTTGTTGTTGAAGTATGGCCGCCTCCGGTCGTGCGTGATTGTAGTCCGCTATGGGGACCGGTCCGAGCCAAAATGCGGTCTCGAACCTCGCTTTGAATCCTTGCAAGTTCGGCAAGTATCCAAAGTCGCCCCGTGGTGTAACGGCTGAAGCCGTAACGCCACCTTCACAGCGTACTCAATCACGCACGACCGGAGGCTAGGTTTTCTGTCGATAAAGTTGGCCTGGATAATTGCTCTGGAGTTTCCGTCATGATTTTACGTATTTTGAAGTTTTAATAATTAAGCTCTATATTATATAATTCCAAACTAAAAAAATAAGCCCCAAGTTCATCCGACATATTATTAAATATGAAGATGAACTTGAGGCTTATATTGATATATCATCAAAAAATTATATATAGCTGGAGGTTTCGAGGGAGTCGAAATGCCGTGCAGGTGATGTTAGAGCAGTGATTTTCTGCTCTTACAACACCGACGTATTTTGAGATTCGCGTACTTTGCGAAGCTCAAAATCGAGGCGCGAGACACAAGGCTTTCACCGGTCGCGTGGCATGCGAGACTCCCTCGAAACCTCCAGCGGCAGTGAACGGCAAACACAAAACTCTACTTTTCAGGTTGAATCAGTGTGTTGTCGGAATTTCCGAACCACTTCTTGTTGATTTTTTGAAGTTCGCCAGTATTAGCTAGTTCTTGTAATCCTTTATCAATCTTGGACTTCAATGTCTTGTCGCCTTTTCTCATTCCGACGGCGAAGTCTTCACCATCAAAACCGCCACGTGTTACACGATATGATGATGGATCTTTTTCCTTACTGATGTAATAGCCAGCGTAGACACTGTCGATCAGTAGTCCTTGGATTCGGTTGGCATCAAGATCCATCAATGCATTATTGAATGAATCATAAAGAACCGGTGTCTTGCCTTTGATGTAATCTTTCAACATGGTTGGCTTCTCGTCTAGGAGACTGGCACCGGAGGAACTTGTTTGAGCTCCTAGAGTTTTGCCTTGCATACCTTTGAATGTCGTAATATTCTCGGCTGTTTTCGTTACTAAAACTTGGCGGTTGGCCATGTAAGGTCTGGAGAATAGGAGCTGCTTTTTACGAGCAGGTGTAATGGTATAACCGTTCCAAATTAGGTCGATTGTCCGATTACGAAGTTCAGTTTCCTTCATATTCCAGTCGATTGGTTGGAAATCTGCCTTGATGCCATATTGCTTGAATACGGCTTTGGCTAGGTCAATATCGTAACCAACTAATTTGCCGTTTTTTTCACGAAAGCCCATGGGAACAAAGGTATCGTCAAGTCCAATAATGACACGACCTCTTTTTTTGATGTGTGACCAAGTGTCGGTCGTGTTGGCTTCTTGTGCTACTGATTTTTGACTATTGCCACAACCAGCCAAACTCAGACTGAAGAAGGCTAATAAACTCAAGAATATAAATATCTTTTTCTTCATATTATTAATCCCCCTATGATTAATCGTTTAATGGTTTAACTTCAAGTAGTTGATCAGCAATCTTTTGGGCAAAGTCGGGATCATGGGTAATGACGATTTGAGTAATGCCAGTGTTTTTCAAATCAAGGATCACTTGTGCAACGGTATCACGCAAACTTGGATCCAATGCTGATGTTGGTTCATCGTAACATAGAATTTCTGGTTTCATTGCTAAAGCTCGGGCGATGGCAACACGTTGCTTTTGACCACCGGATAATTCGAATGGATATTGATTCTTGAGACTAGTCAAACCTAATTGAGCCAATATATCAGAGACATTTTTTTCGGCAGTTTTCTTGTCTTGTTTGAGTACCATTTCGGGTGCTAAAGCAACGTTTTCCATTACAGATAGATGAGGGAAGAGGTTGAAATCTTGGAAAACAACGCCGACAACACGTTCCTTGACTGATTCGTCGAAGGGGTCGAATGTTTTGCCGTTTAAAGTGAATGTTCCGGAATCAACGCGTTCAAGACCAGCGATACAGCGTAAGAGTGTAGTTTTACCGGCACCACTAGGGCCAACGATACTGAGGATTGAATTATCCTTAACTTCAAGATTTAAATTATCTAAGATGGTTTTGCCATCAAAACTTTTTGTAATATTCTCTAATTTCAACATATTTTCTCTCTCCTAAC contains:
- a CDS encoding FGGY-family carbohydrate kinase, which encodes MTKYLMGIDNGGTSSKAAIYDINGNEIAKHTTYTTMLTPHHYWTERDMNELKEVNFEAIRGALKKSGIDAHDIVGISCTGHGNGLYLMGENGSVVRNGIISTDNRAHRIVDKWLADPKYETDVRPRTYQTVWASQPVSLLKWLDENEPDVYEKTKYVFMITDLVRYWLTGKAGFELSNASGTSMINQQTEDYDEKVFDFFGIKNWLKKMPKLVNANDECGQVTAETATATGLIEGTPVAGGLFDITASALSTGLVEGNNLSIVTGTWSINQYISKEIKVIKDLFMTSDYPIPGYHLITEASPTSGSNLTWFINTFMGPIKAELKKEGKMSIYDYCSSLVNSVEPADSKLIFFPFIFGSNAGVANATAGFVGATKSTSLGEFVRAVYEGVVFAHMAHCEKLNSINPDISGPIRIAGGITNSNTWLQMFADVFQCPLELVDVSENGALGTSMAAAVMSGVYPDFATAADKMVKISRTIQPNPANARIYQQKYALYKKELQGMHGAWKTMEDTELEEPVLENK
- a CDS encoding SDR family NAD(P)-dependent oxidoreductase; the encoded protein is MELGLKGKNAIVTGGATGLGQQFVIALANEGVNVAFTYYSESEHPEKTEKLVAEKTDVKAYGIKADLSQESGCREFFKQAKEKLSKIDILVNNAGIWLTGHVDEISVKDWDRQLETNLRAPFILSQEFIRDANSMNHGGHIINITSQAAYYGSTTGHSHYAASKAGLIAFAASLAREQAKNGINVINLCIGIMHTRMIQANLDKDPNYYVNRIPMGRVVEPEEVAKMGTLFASDIYSYMTGATVDLTGGMLMH
- a CDS encoding 2-hydroxyacid dehydrogenase, which produces MKVLAFGDNLITPKMLENGLTELKNHGFEVEIRDWSHDSVESLQNDNILVEQQGADAVEITDPSLLKDIDKFDVIITQFTPIGKKLIDKAKNLKYIGVLRGGIENVNKDYAESKGIKVMNTAGRNARAVAEFTVGLILSETRNIARTSAAMHKDIWLKDFPNKDNIPEVGGKTMGIIGFGHIGRLVAQFMKGMDANVIFYDPYVDSVEGFEKVNKLEDLVKQADIISIHMRATEETHHIIDKHMFDLMGEGTYFINSARSALVDESALIDALKNHKIAGAAVDTFDEEPLPKDSPFLALDNITLTSHLAGSTADAFKNTPKLFASRFLQSIEE
- a CDS encoding PTS galactitol transporter subunit IIC — its product is MAIINSIISLGASVMMPIIFFIVGLIFKMKPAKAFKAGMLVGVGFTGVSMVINLLLNALGPASKAMVARLGLHLTVTDVGWATASTIGWGSPIMPVAVVGFLVINAILLVLNVTKTVDIDIFNFWIFLLLGAVIYAGTNNFWVAVVADWIIYAITLVVADLTQPIIQKQFPNKDLKGISFPHLTCIAWIPFGIAADWIIEKIPGLNKINLQPEAVNKRLGTLGEPISFGAIIGVILGILAGYDVSKVVTLGINIAAAMYLLPIMVDVLVSGLVMVRDRVDAQLKEWFPKRKFFIGMDTALLIDDPSVLATGLLLLPFAIILAFVLPGNKVLPFADLASLMFLFALVAPFCKRNMFRMLIAGILIVTVVFYAGTSIAPEFTKAAVMSNIGSVKSFTAITNIVGSATTWIGWIFIKLAELVQGMF
- a CDS encoding CynX/NimT family MFS transporter, with product MSSGKINKKWFLLSMMLVAANLRLPITIIPPLLSTIEKDLGIPKSLAGLITSIPLITFAIISPIIVKVAKKLGNELTIFVFFILLILGSYLRIIPTVWALMLGTFLAGVGIDSGNVLVPAIIKDHLPNQIPLGTSLYTMSMLLIGAIGTALSGILITKFNLQTTLAILSVVAIVALVFWIPNLKYNHRETTTIQHKTNYRSVWTQNLGWLITAFFGLQSIVYYSLITWLPSVLENHGISTIFASNLLTLLQLSGLPCSFIVPFLSVRKHGMRTLLIMLFVGYAIAPLGYLFSTSNAVFLTIITIVTGFGSGLAFNMAIVFFTEKTTNPYQTAEVSGMAQSAGYLLAAIGPVLFGFIENSVGSWNVIVLILVALSTLLALSGLLVARHKPIAE
- a CDS encoding TetR/AcrR family transcriptional regulator yields the protein MSQVTQRTEKSIITAMVSLLQKKPFEKITVGDICDEALINHSTFYRYFNDKYALLHAVFSYLLDDLLNNTSNAKTVVYQIADFMEKNSSFIHHISPQYQTKANLYPEFRSILQDIVKTKSKDPASQNDPLIKMITKSDSPELMISFIVGGLIGLVEYLEDNDFNVSRDKFIEFTASFFEKWSN
- a CDS encoding nucleoside 2-deoxyribosyltransferase, producing MEKKNRVYLAGPFFSENQIKRLDEIQKLLEANPTIGDIFRPGKDEYSDAEFGSFEWQTAVYKHDINNINVSDVVVAMLDYKIEENELEPDSGTMWECGYAIANNVPVIGVRNMTDEPLNLMLAGSLTAFFNGHDSIQKIKDYNFNTLMTRYENVKVL
- a CDS encoding ADP-ribosylglycohydrolase family protein; this encodes MLHKRQIENILYAGVVGDALGVPVEFSKRDSYYVDSMTAGGTWEQTKGSWSDDTSFTLPLMESLTENGSYDELMQKFENYMFHNEYTPDNLAFGIGSACAKAVRNWSVNHYPALECGDPSVEANGNGALMRLAPLAIHLVDESDLNKRLQLTYEYTCLTHRHPRAIVGSYIYLEILHGLLNGRALRAILNYLPEQLNQALRNRPDELAELPQYDEMFKNNFGMTLRKDIKSSGYVVDTLLASTWSVLASTSIDKAIILAVNLGDDTDTIASIAATISSCENLNYHVSDEWKSQLRNPELLSKIIDRFAEKEASRALV
- a CDS encoding amino acid ABC transporter substrate-binding protein, whose translation is MKKKIFIFLSLLAFFSLSLAGCGNSQKSVAQEANTTDTWSHIKKRGRVIIGLDDTFVPMGFREKNGKLVGYDIDLAKAVFKQYGIKADFQPIDWNMKETELRNRTIDLIWNGYTITPARKKQLLFSRPYMANRQVLVTKTAENITTFKGMQGKTLGAQTSSSGASLLDEKPTMLKDYIKGKTPVLYDSFNNALMDLDANRIQGLLIDSVYAGYYISKEKDPSSYRVTRGGFDGEDFAVGMRKGDKTLKSKIDKGLQELANTGELQKINKKWFGNSDNTLIQPEK
- a CDS encoding amino acid ABC transporter ATP-binding protein, whose product is MLKLENITKSFDGKTILDNLNLEVKDNSILSIVGPSGAGKTTLLRCIAGLERVDSGTFTLNGKTFDPFDESVKERVVGVVFQDFNLFPHLSVMENVALAPEMVLKQDKKTAEKNVSDILAQLGLTSLKNQYPFELSGGQKQRVAIARALAMKPEILCYDEPTSALDPSLRDTVAQVILDLKNTGITQIVITHDPDFAQKIADQLLEVKPLND